The segment CCAGCGGGGACCATGCCTGGACGAGAATATCATTTCTTCTACAATAATCCCTTAGCTGGGTTTGCGATAATGCCGGATGCAGTTCAACCTGATTGACAACAGGCTTCAATGAGCTGTGCTTTGCCAGGTCTTCCAAATGATGAATATTGAAATTGCTGACCCCGACTGCTCGTACCTTCCCTTGCTGATAAATCTCCTCGAGGGCCTTCCAAGTCTCAAGGTACTTTCCTTTCACCGGCCAATGGATCAAATATAAATCAATATAATCAAGCCCCAGCTTCTGCCGGCTCGTTTCAAAAGCATTTAATGTCGATTCATATCCCTGGTCACTGTTCCATACCTTTGTGGTTACAAAAACTTCCTTACGCGGAAGCCCACTATCCCTAACAGCCTTTCCGACTCCTTCTTCATTTTGGTACATGGCGGCTGTGTCTATTAATCGGTAGCCAAGTTTTAGCGCTTCATTAACTGTCTTTTCCGCCTC is part of the Bacillus sp. B-jedd genome and harbors:
- a CDS encoding aldo/keto reductase yields the protein MLSIKDTAKLHNGVEMPLFGLGVYKVEEGAEAEKTVNEALKLGYRLIDTAAMYQNEEGVGKAVRDSGLPRKEVFVTTKVWNSDQGYESTLNAFETSRQKLGLDYIDLYLIHWPVKGKYLETWKALEEIYQQGKVRAVGVSNFNIHHLEDLAKHSSLKPVVNQVELHPALSQTQLRDYCRRNDILVQAWSPLARGRILADPILTAIAEKNGKTPAQVILRWHLQNGVAVIPKSVTSSRLRENADLFDFELSGYDMDEINNLNANTRFGADPDNFDF